The following are encoded together in the Astyanax mexicanus isolate ESR-SI-001 chromosome 8, AstMex3_surface, whole genome shotgun sequence genome:
- the clcn5b gene encoding H(+)/Cl(-) exchange transporter 5 isoform X1 has product MKEIKKCFITLLYTRKAQAVKQWMENEGFSKEGSSSSDDELVDLTGTAQDLIDDVPYLDHGSTANHSNGSWAGNAGLLDLLEEGVPGVGTYDDFNTIDWVREKSKDRDRHREISRKKKQSVLALLFSLSDAFSGWLLMLLIGLMSGALAGGIDIAAHWLTDLKEGVCLNGFWFNHENCCWDSKETTFQERDKCPQWKSWAELMVGVTEGASAYVVNYLMYVSWALLFSFLAVILVRAFAPYACGSGIPEIKTILSGFIIRGYLGKWTLVIKTITLVLAVSSGLSLGKEGPLVHVACCCANILCHLFTKYRKNEAKRREVLSAASAVGVSVAFGAPIGGVLFSLEEVSYYFPLKTLWRSFFAALVAAFTLRSINPFGNSRLVLFYVEFHTPWHFLELFPFVLLGIFGGLWGALFIRANIAWCRRRKTSRLGHYPVLEVLVVALATALLAFPNEYTRMSGSELISELFNDCSLLDSSKLCDYLPLSKVGDKGANFSQSSNGLADRPAGPGVYAAIWQLALALVFKMFITVVTFGMKVPSGLFIPSMAVGAIAGRLLGIGMEQLAYYHHDWPMFKSWCSPGADCITPGLYAMLGAAACLGGVTRMTVSLVVIMFELTGGLEYIVPLMAATMTSKWVADALGREGIYEAHIRLNGYPFLETKEEFEHKTLAMDVMRPRRSDPPLSVLTQDGMTVEEVEAMISDTSYSGFPVVVSNESQRLVGFVLRRDLVISIDNARRCQEGIVGASHILFTDHSPSQPLGGPPPLNLRSILDLSPLAVTDHTPMEITVDIFRKLGLRQCLVTQNGRLLGIITKKDILKHMAQMANRDPDSILFN; this is encoded by the exons ACCACAGTAATGGCAGCTGGGCTGGCAATGCTGGGCTGCTGGATCTCCTGGAAGAAGGGGTGCCTGGCGTGGGTACCTATGATGACTTCAACACCATCGACTGGGTGAGGGAAAAGTCAAAAGATCGGGACCGCCACAGAGAG ATCAGCAGAAAGAAGAAGCAGTCTGTGCTGGCTCTTCTCTTCAGTTTGAGTGATGCTTTTTCTGGCTGGCTCCTGATGCTCCTCATCGGCCTAATGTCAG GAGCCTTGGCAGGAGGTATAGACATTGCAGCTCATTGGCTGACAGATCTGAAGGAGGGCGTGTGCCTGAACGGTTTCTGGTTCAATCATGAGAACTGCTGCTGGGACTCCAAGGAGACCACCTTCCAGGAGAGAGACAAATGCCCCCAGTGGAAAAGCTGGGCTGAGCTCATGGTGGGAGTCACTGAG GGGGCGAGTGCATACGTGGTGAATTATCTGATGTACGTGTCCTGGGCTCTGCTATTCTCGTTTCTGGCCGTAATCTTGGTCAGAGCCTTCGCTCCATACGCCTGCGGCTCAGGAATCCCTGAG ATTAAGACCATTCTGAGTGGTTTCATAATCAGAGGTTATCTGGGGAAGTGGACACTGGTGATAAAGACCATCACTCTGGTTCTAGCCGTGTCATCAGGCCTCAGCCTGGGTAAGGAGGGGCCGCTGGTGCATGTGGCCTGCTGCTGCGCTAACATCCTGTGCCACCTCTTCACCAAGTACCGCAAGAACGAGGCCAAGAGGAGGGAG GTACtctctgcagcctctgctgtgGGTGTGTCAGTAGCTTTTGGAGCTCCTATTGGAGGAGTGCTTTTCAGTCTGGAAGAG GTCAGCTACTACTTCCCTCTGAAGACGCTGTGGCGCTCCTTCTTCGCTGCGCTGGTCGCTGCCTTCACCCTGCGCTCCATTAACCCCTTCGGCAACAGCCGCTTAGTTCTGTTCTACGTGGAGTTCCACACTCCTTGGCACTTTCTGGAGCTCTTCCCCTTCGTGCTGCTGGGTATTTTTGGAGGCCTGTGGGGGGCTCTGTTCATTCGAGCTAACATCGCGTGGTGTCGAAGGCGGAAGACCTCCCGCCTGGGCCACTACCCCGTGCTCGAGGTGCTGGTGGTGGCCCTGGCCACGGCGCTGCTGGCCTTTCCTAATGAGTACACCCGCATGAGCGGCAGTGAGCTGATCTCAGAACTTTTTAATGACTGCAGTTTGCTGGACTCATCCAAACTTTGTGACTACCTCCCTCTGAGCAAGGTTGGAGATAAAGGTGCCAACTTTAGTCAGAGCAGTAATGGCCTAGCCGACCGGCCAGCGGGACCTGGGGTCTATGCAGCCATCTGGCAGCTGGCACTGGCCCTTGTGTTTAAAATGTTCATCACGGTGGTTACTTTCGGCATGAAG GTGCCCTCTGGTCTGTTTATTCCCAGCATGGCAGTGGGGGCGATAGCTGGCAGGTTACTGGGCATTGGAATGGAGCAGCTGGCCTACTACCACCATGACTGGCCCATGTTTAAAAGCTGGTGCTCTCCTGGAGCCGACTGCATCACCCCAGGTCTTTATGCCATGCTCGGAGCTGCAGCATGTTTGG GTGGTGTTACACGAATGACCGTCTCTCTGGTGGTCATCATGTTTGAGCTGACTGGTGGGCTGGAGTACATCGTCCCTCTAATGGCAGCCACTATGACCAGCAAGTGGGTGGCGGACGCTCTGGGGCGAGAGGGCATCTACGAGGCACACATCCGCCTTAACGGTTACCCCTTCCTGGAGACCAAAGAGGAGTTTGAACACAAGACTCTGGCCATGGACGTGATGCGACCGCGGAGGAGTGACCCCCCGCTGTCTGTGTTAACTCAGGACGGGATGACcgtggaggaggtggaggctaTGATATCGGACACGTCGTACAGCGGCTTCCCTGTAGTGGTCTCTAATGAGTCTCAGAGGCTGGTGGGCTTTGTGCTGCGGAGGGACCTGGTGATATCCATAG ATAATGCTCGTCGCTGCCAGGAGGGCATTGTAGGAGCGTCGCATATACTCTTCACGGATCACTCTCCGTCCCAGCCACTAGGTGGCCCTCCTCCACTCAATTTGCGCAGTATTCTGGACCTCAGTCCGCTGGCAGTCACTGACCACACACCCATGGAAATTACTGTGGACATCTTCCGCAAACTTGGCCTCCGCCAATGCCTTGTCACTCAGAACgg ACGTCTGCTGGGGATCATCACCAAGAAGGACATTTTGAAGCACATGGCTCAGATGGCCAATAGAGACCCTGACTCTATTCTGTTTAACTGA
- the clcn5b gene encoding H(+)/Cl(-) exchange transporter 5 isoform X2, translating to MENEGFSKEGSSSSDDELVDLTGTAQDLIDDVPYLDHGSTANHSNGSWAGNAGLLDLLEEGVPGVGTYDDFNTIDWVREKSKDRDRHREISRKKKQSVLALLFSLSDAFSGWLLMLLIGLMSGALAGGIDIAAHWLTDLKEGVCLNGFWFNHENCCWDSKETTFQERDKCPQWKSWAELMVGVTEGASAYVVNYLMYVSWALLFSFLAVILVRAFAPYACGSGIPEIKTILSGFIIRGYLGKWTLVIKTITLVLAVSSGLSLGKEGPLVHVACCCANILCHLFTKYRKNEAKRREVLSAASAVGVSVAFGAPIGGVLFSLEEVSYYFPLKTLWRSFFAALVAAFTLRSINPFGNSRLVLFYVEFHTPWHFLELFPFVLLGIFGGLWGALFIRANIAWCRRRKTSRLGHYPVLEVLVVALATALLAFPNEYTRMSGSELISELFNDCSLLDSSKLCDYLPLSKVGDKGANFSQSSNGLADRPAGPGVYAAIWQLALALVFKMFITVVTFGMKVPSGLFIPSMAVGAIAGRLLGIGMEQLAYYHHDWPMFKSWCSPGADCITPGLYAMLGAAACLGGVTRMTVSLVVIMFELTGGLEYIVPLMAATMTSKWVADALGREGIYEAHIRLNGYPFLETKEEFEHKTLAMDVMRPRRSDPPLSVLTQDGMTVEEVEAMISDTSYSGFPVVVSNESQRLVGFVLRRDLVISIDNARRCQEGIVGASHILFTDHSPSQPLGGPPPLNLRSILDLSPLAVTDHTPMEITVDIFRKLGLRQCLVTQNGRLLGIITKKDILKHMAQMANRDPDSILFN from the exons ACCACAGTAATGGCAGCTGGGCTGGCAATGCTGGGCTGCTGGATCTCCTGGAAGAAGGGGTGCCTGGCGTGGGTACCTATGATGACTTCAACACCATCGACTGGGTGAGGGAAAAGTCAAAAGATCGGGACCGCCACAGAGAG ATCAGCAGAAAGAAGAAGCAGTCTGTGCTGGCTCTTCTCTTCAGTTTGAGTGATGCTTTTTCTGGCTGGCTCCTGATGCTCCTCATCGGCCTAATGTCAG GAGCCTTGGCAGGAGGTATAGACATTGCAGCTCATTGGCTGACAGATCTGAAGGAGGGCGTGTGCCTGAACGGTTTCTGGTTCAATCATGAGAACTGCTGCTGGGACTCCAAGGAGACCACCTTCCAGGAGAGAGACAAATGCCCCCAGTGGAAAAGCTGGGCTGAGCTCATGGTGGGAGTCACTGAG GGGGCGAGTGCATACGTGGTGAATTATCTGATGTACGTGTCCTGGGCTCTGCTATTCTCGTTTCTGGCCGTAATCTTGGTCAGAGCCTTCGCTCCATACGCCTGCGGCTCAGGAATCCCTGAG ATTAAGACCATTCTGAGTGGTTTCATAATCAGAGGTTATCTGGGGAAGTGGACACTGGTGATAAAGACCATCACTCTGGTTCTAGCCGTGTCATCAGGCCTCAGCCTGGGTAAGGAGGGGCCGCTGGTGCATGTGGCCTGCTGCTGCGCTAACATCCTGTGCCACCTCTTCACCAAGTACCGCAAGAACGAGGCCAAGAGGAGGGAG GTACtctctgcagcctctgctgtgGGTGTGTCAGTAGCTTTTGGAGCTCCTATTGGAGGAGTGCTTTTCAGTCTGGAAGAG GTCAGCTACTACTTCCCTCTGAAGACGCTGTGGCGCTCCTTCTTCGCTGCGCTGGTCGCTGCCTTCACCCTGCGCTCCATTAACCCCTTCGGCAACAGCCGCTTAGTTCTGTTCTACGTGGAGTTCCACACTCCTTGGCACTTTCTGGAGCTCTTCCCCTTCGTGCTGCTGGGTATTTTTGGAGGCCTGTGGGGGGCTCTGTTCATTCGAGCTAACATCGCGTGGTGTCGAAGGCGGAAGACCTCCCGCCTGGGCCACTACCCCGTGCTCGAGGTGCTGGTGGTGGCCCTGGCCACGGCGCTGCTGGCCTTTCCTAATGAGTACACCCGCATGAGCGGCAGTGAGCTGATCTCAGAACTTTTTAATGACTGCAGTTTGCTGGACTCATCCAAACTTTGTGACTACCTCCCTCTGAGCAAGGTTGGAGATAAAGGTGCCAACTTTAGTCAGAGCAGTAATGGCCTAGCCGACCGGCCAGCGGGACCTGGGGTCTATGCAGCCATCTGGCAGCTGGCACTGGCCCTTGTGTTTAAAATGTTCATCACGGTGGTTACTTTCGGCATGAAG GTGCCCTCTGGTCTGTTTATTCCCAGCATGGCAGTGGGGGCGATAGCTGGCAGGTTACTGGGCATTGGAATGGAGCAGCTGGCCTACTACCACCATGACTGGCCCATGTTTAAAAGCTGGTGCTCTCCTGGAGCCGACTGCATCACCCCAGGTCTTTATGCCATGCTCGGAGCTGCAGCATGTTTGG GTGGTGTTACACGAATGACCGTCTCTCTGGTGGTCATCATGTTTGAGCTGACTGGTGGGCTGGAGTACATCGTCCCTCTAATGGCAGCCACTATGACCAGCAAGTGGGTGGCGGACGCTCTGGGGCGAGAGGGCATCTACGAGGCACACATCCGCCTTAACGGTTACCCCTTCCTGGAGACCAAAGAGGAGTTTGAACACAAGACTCTGGCCATGGACGTGATGCGACCGCGGAGGAGTGACCCCCCGCTGTCTGTGTTAACTCAGGACGGGATGACcgtggaggaggtggaggctaTGATATCGGACACGTCGTACAGCGGCTTCCCTGTAGTGGTCTCTAATGAGTCTCAGAGGCTGGTGGGCTTTGTGCTGCGGAGGGACCTGGTGATATCCATAG ATAATGCTCGTCGCTGCCAGGAGGGCATTGTAGGAGCGTCGCATATACTCTTCACGGATCACTCTCCGTCCCAGCCACTAGGTGGCCCTCCTCCACTCAATTTGCGCAGTATTCTGGACCTCAGTCCGCTGGCAGTCACTGACCACACACCCATGGAAATTACTGTGGACATCTTCCGCAAACTTGGCCTCCGCCAATGCCTTGTCACTCAGAACgg ACGTCTGCTGGGGATCATCACCAAGAAGGACATTTTGAAGCACATGGCTCAGATGGCCAATAGAGACCCTGACTCTATTCTGTTTAACTGA